CATAATTGGTTGCACCAGCCTTCATACATTCAACAGCCGTGTCCTCATTCACTGAACCAGTAACAATGATGAAAGGAGTAAGAGGTGTTTTTTCTAATGTTAGTTTAAGAGCTGTCAAACCATCAAATAAAGGCATCATATAATCTGATATGATAATATCAGGTTTAAATTCATCAAGGGCATTCAGAAAAGCCTCTTCGGTTTCTACCTGTTGAAAAGTGCATTCGGGTAAAACCTTCTGTATTTCTCTTTCAATTAATTCAGCATCAACTTGACTATCTTCAACAATCAGAATACGCAAATCCTTATTCTCCCTTCCGCTGTCTCACCGCTTATCTGATGCTCCGTTTTTCCTATTCTTTTATTGAAATCTTCGGTGGATGGTTTATCAACAACCAGTATAAGCCGGCATTACTCATTGCCTTGCGGAAAGCATCAAAATCAACTGGTTTTACTACATAACTGTTAGCTCCAAGATCATATGCACTCTGAATATCAGGGTCTTCACGTGAAGATGTTACGACTACCACTGGTAAATATCTTGTATTTTTATTGTTTTTAATCTCTTTAAGGACTTCAATTCCGCTTATTTTTGGTAGTTTCAGGTCAAGAAATACAACCCTCACTGACTTACATGGATTCCTGTCTGAATATCGTCCTCTGCAGAAAAGGAAGTCAAGTGCTTCTTCACCGTCTCCTGCGATAAATATCTCGTTTGCAAGATTTTGCTCCCTTAACGCCCTGACTGTGAGCTCTACATCTGTCGGGCTATCTTCCACAATCAGGATTTCGACTGCATCATATTTGTTCATAATAACCCCCCCATATAGTGGTTAGTGGCGAGTGGCAAATGGCGAGTGGTGAGTGATTTGAGTAAGCCATTCAGCAATTTGTTAATCTCCTCGCAATGGTCTGATAGTTCCTGATAGTCGCTCACTTTCAGCAAGTGCATTTCCTTAGACAAAAGCAACAATGTCTCCAGCTCTGCCAGGGAGCCTTTCGAAATACCCAGAAACTGCTTAAACTCTCCTGTGGAATTTCGTGCCTGTCCCTCAGCGATATTGCAGCAGATTGAAACGCTTG
Above is a window of Nitrospirota bacterium DNA encoding:
- a CDS encoding four helix bundle protein — its product is MSTLKSYRELIVWQKSIELAKKIYALTQLFPKEEMYGLTSQLRRASVSICCNIAEGQARNSTGEFKQFLGISKGSLAELETLLLLSKEMHLLKVSDYQELSDHCEEINKLLNGLLKSLTTRHLPLATNHYMGGLL
- a CDS encoding response regulator — its product is MNKYDAVEILIVEDSPTDVELTVRALREQNLANEIFIAGDGEEALDFLFCRGRYSDRNPCKSVRVVFLDLKLPKISGIEVLKEIKNNKNTRYLPVVVVTSSREDPDIQSAYDLGANSYVVKPVDFDAFRKAMSNAGLYWLLINHPPKISIKE